Proteins co-encoded in one Quercus robur chromosome 8, dhQueRobu3.1, whole genome shotgun sequence genomic window:
- the LOC126694289 gene encoding cellulose synthase-like protein E1 → MGRDGYLPLFETRRAKGRVLYRLFVISVFVGICLIWIYRVNHIPRKGEDGRWGWIGLFGAEFWFGLYWVLTQAHRWNQVYRCTFKDRHFQRHEKELPKVDIYVCTADPVIEPPVMVINTVLSVMAYDYPPEKLSVYLSDDGGSDLTFYALLEASHFAKYWLPYCKKFKVEPRSPAEYFNSSDDPLDANQSKELVFIKKLYDEMENRIENAAKLARIPEELRSKHTGFSQWDSYSSQRDHDTILQILTDGRDPNAKDKDGFVLPTLVYLAREKRPQHHHNFKAGAMNALIRLSSEISNGPIILNVDCDMYSNNSHSVRDALCFFMDEEKGHEIAFVQFPQNFKNVTRNEIYDAAIRVINEVEFHGLDGCGGPLYVGTGCFHRRDTLCGRKFSKEYKTDWSSLNDIRRKDSVHELEKNFKGLASSTYDKNTQWGKEMGLLYGCPVEDVITGLSIQCRGWKSVFFNPSRKAFLGIAATTLPDALVQHKRWSEGNLQILFSRYSPAWYAQGKISLALQMGYCAYCLWAPNCLATLYYTVIPSLYLLKGISLFPQISSPWFIPFAYVISAKNICALAEFLWCGGTILGWWNNQRMWLYKRTSSYLFAFMDTILKLLGFAMSGFVISTKIADHDVSQRYEKEIMEFGTSTPMLTILSTLAMINLVCFVGVLKEALMGKGIIRVYETMSLQFVLCGILVLINFPLYQALFLRKDKGKLPSSLAGKSIVLALLACISFTLLS, encoded by the exons ATGGGACGTGATGGGTATCTTCCATTGTTTGAAACAAGGAGAGCTAAGGGTAGAGTCCTCTATAGGCTCTTTGTGATTTCTGTGTTTGTGGGCATATGCTTGATTTGGATTTATAGAGTGAATCATATACCAAGAAAAGGTGAAGATGGGAGATGGGGTTGGATTGGTTTGTTTGGAGCTGAGTTCTGGTTTGGACTTTACTGGGTCCTAACTCAAGCCCACCGGTGGAACCAAGTCTATAGGTGCACCTTCAAGGACAGGCACTTTCAGAG GCATGAAAAAGAGTTGCCCAAGGTGGACATATATGTGTGCACTGCGGATCCAGTGATCGAGCCACCAGTGATGGTGATCAATACTGTTCTATCAGTAATGGCATATGACTATCCACCAGAGAAGCTAAGTGTGTATCTTTCAGATGATGGTGGATCAGATCTTACCTTCTATGCTCTCTTAGAAGCCTCTCACTTTGCTAAGTATTGGCTACCATATTGCAAGAAATTCAAGGTGGAGCCAAGGTCACCAGCTGAATATTTCAACTCAAGTGATGACCCACTTGATGCTAATCAGTCCAAAGAGTTGGTGTTTATAAAG AAATTATATGACGAAATGGAGAATCGAATCGAAAATGCAGCCAAGCTAGCTCGAATCCCAGAAGAATTACGCTCAAAACACACAGGATTTTCTCAATGGGATTCATATTCTTCTCAACGAGACCATGACACAATTCTTCAA atattAACTGATGGTAGAGACCCCAATGCCAAAGATAAAGATGGGTTTGTGTTGCCAACTCTGGTTTATTTGGCTCGCGAGAAGAGACCCCAACATCACCACAACTTCAAAGCTGGAGCAATGAATGCATTG ATAAGATTGTCATCAGAGATTAGCAATGGACCAATCATTCTTAATGTGGACTGTGATATGTACTCAAACAATTCACATTCTGTACGAGATGCATTATGCTTTTTCATGGATGAAGAGAAGGGCCATGAGATTGCTTTTGTTCAGTTTCCCCAGAATTTTAAGAATGTTACTAGGAATGAAATATATGATGCTGCAATAAGAGTAATAAACGAG GTGGAATTCCATGGTTTAGATGGTTGTGGAGGCCCTTTATATGTTGGAACTGGATGCTTTCACAGAAGAGACACTCTATGTGGGAGGAAGTTCAGTAAGGAATATAAGACTGACTGGAGTAGTTTGAATGACATAAGGAGAAAAGACAGTGTTcatgaattagaaaaaaattttaagggtCTTGCAAGCTCTACCTATGATAAAAACACTCAATGGGGAAAAGAG ATGGGCTTGCTATATGGATGTCCAGTAGAAGATGTGATAACCGGGTTATCAATCCAATGTCGGGGGTGGAAATCAGTCTTCTTTAATCCATCAAGAAAGGCTTTCTTAGGAATAGCTGCAACTACACTCCCTGATGCACTTGTGCAGCATAAGAGGTGGTCTGAAGGCAATCTCCAGATTTTGTTTTCTAGGTACAGTCCTGCATGGTATGCACAGGGAAAGATTAGCTTGGCCCTTCAAATGGGATATTGCGCCTATTGTCTTTGGGCTCCTAATTGCTTGGCAACACTATATTACACTGTTATCCCTTCACTTTATCTCCTTAAAGGAATTTCCTTGTTTCCACAG ATCTCAAGCCCATGGTTCATACCATTTGCATATGTGATATCTGCTAAAAACATTTGTGCCTTAGCCGAGTTTCTGTGGTGTGGGGGTACAATCCTAGGTTGGTGGAATAACCAAAGGATGTGGCTTTACAAGAGAACAAGTTCCTATCTCTTTGCCTTTATGGACACCATTTTAAAGTTACTAGGCTTTGCTATGTCAGGATTTGTAATCTCAACCAAGATAGCTGACCACGATGTGTCCCAAAGATATGAGAAAGAAATAATGGAGTTTGGAACTTCCACTCCAATGCTCACAATATTATCAACACTTGCAATGATAAATTTAGTATGCTTTGTTGGGGTGTTGAAAGAAGCATTGATGGGTAAAGGAATCATAAGAGTTTACGAGACAATGAGTTTGCAATTTGTTCTTTGTGGGATTTTGGTTCTCATCAACTTTCCTTTGTACCAAGCCCTATTCCTGAGGAAGGACAAGGGTAAGCTGCCAAGCTCCTTAGCAGGCAAATCAATTGTATTAGCTCTACTGGCTTGTATCAGTTTTACATTGTTGTCCTAA